From one Babesia bovis T2Bo chromosome 3, whole genome shotgun sequence genomic stretch:
- a CDS encoding NUC153 domain family protein, whose amino-acid sequence MEHDDRFIPTARFKRVPRAKKPESDERFARLFESDSASRKVIHKIDPFGRPIGDVSDADASSSESDSELSVESPDVEHNLEVYQDVSTLEYGDASKRIAVVGCDWENISASDLFVLFETMFRSLSSMHTSCVKRAAIYLSDFGAERLDYERLHGPAVACDDVRHAELDETARQEALRKYQLERSRYYYGIVEFDSVNHAKLLYDEMDGVEAYFAFAGLDLRFVPDDIVFERDPVSECTEMPTNYEPPAETTSAFRHSRVECKWDLPSAKRFKTLTKRFKEKDLESLDLSEYLASDDESVDVEEYKKLVRDGEESSGKIKSNDGAVEATIGNYTISFGASQGIPDLEEVKATLTKDRKVPSSKRKKSKKSLAYEDNDPDDDRDFDARSSRVQQPGFEANFDDNRFTRVLKDPDFAIDTRHPKYRNTDFNKRLLRKKADLKR is encoded by the exons ATGGAGCATGACGATCGTTTTATACCTACCGCTAGATTTAAGCGTGTGCCTCGTGCTAAGAAGCCTGAATCTGATGAGCGTTTCGCTCGTTTATTTGAGTCAGACAGCGCGTCGCGCAAGGTTATTCACAAGATCGACCCTTTCGGTCGTCCTATAG GTGATGTTTCTGATGCGGATGCATCATCTTCTGAGAGTGATTCTGAGTTATCGGTTGAGTCCCCTGACGTTGAACACAACCTTGAGGTGTATCAAGATGTGAGTACTTTGGAATAT GGTGATGCAAGCAAGCGTATTGCGGTAGTTGGTTGTGACTGGGAGAACATTAGTGCATCTGACTTGTTTGTCTTGTTTGAGACTATGTTTCGTTCTTTATCTTCTATGCACACTTCTTGTGTAAAGCGCGCTGCTATATATCTTTCTGATTTTGGTGCTGAGCGACTTGATTATGAGCGTCTTCACGGTCCTGCAgtt GCGTGTGATGATGTTCGTCATGCTGAGCTTGATGAGACAGCTCGTCAGGAGGCTTTGCGCAAATATCAGCTTGAGCGTTCGCGTTATTATTACGGCATTGTTGAGTTTGACAGTGTCAATCACGCCAAGTTACTTTACGACGAGATGGATGGTGTTGAGGCCTATTTTGCCTTTGCCGGTTTAGATTTACGTTTCGTTCCTGATGACATTGTTTTTGAGCGTGATCCTGTATCTGAATGTACTGAGATGCCTACTAATTATGAGCCTCCTGCTGAGACTACTTCTGCGTTTCGTCATTCTCGTGTTGAGTGTAAATGGGATCTACCATCGGCAAAGCGTTTCAAGACGCTTACTAAAAG ATTCAAGGAGAAAGACCTCGAATCGTTGGATTTGAGTGAATATTTGGCCTCTGATGACGAATCGGTTGACGTCGAGGAGTATAAGAAGCTTGTTCGCGATGGCGAAGAATCTAGCGGTAAAATCAAGTCTAATGATGGCGCTGTTGAGGCTACGATTGGCAATTATACTATATCATTTGGTGCGTCTCAGGGCATCCCTGACTTGGAGGAGGTCAAGGCAACGTTGACTAAGGATCGGAAGGTACCATCTTCTAAGCGCAAGAAGTCTAAGAAGTCTTTGGCGTATGAGGACAATGATCCCGATGAt GATCGTGACTTTGACGCTCGTTCTTCGCGTGTTCAGCAGCCTGGTTTTGAA GCAAACTTTGATGACAATAGGTTTACTCGTGTGTTGAAAGATCCTGATTTTGCTATCGACACCCGTCACCCTAAGTATCGC AACACCGATTTCAACAAGCGGCTATTACGCAAGAAGGCAGATTTGAAACGTTGA
- a CDS encoding Proteasome non-ATPase 26S subunit family protein, translated as MTTIDIALLRRFLLSGGGSDATSELLSSVSVEDIILNLSNLGDECFPDPSDDISSYSGPINSTYPGTIFVRVLDEILDFPRLNALFGNPQVLELLSQRLVTSSLPVRSLFAKKCRFYFSNGGTSNAHLMGLLWRLLFDTEYSIFEDVSIALCFVLKHDVAILTDSRLRDLDNALTLVDADGIIPVRIFEFCALVGSGSCDAFRALLSFGLYGSMFKIFLHGDSLVMLNCLEILDRHSLLIQRLHDAGALPRDFIVRCLSTISPSSSDSGDKLVAPFSYKFLLSLIRYPGALTSDDLSNFASVVSDTIKRGDPNTVTGTYLSSVECFGPLYMSGHLDDSVYSKVLDIISLTSQELVVKSVIYCLMSMFDLGLNDEYLPSFCNLTGSMIQCLSRFPLSDFRELAYKLLLRSIRYTSVLRAILDEELRSHLFSKEESLYSNTVAKKELVHRVIELLGDTVSLPAERVAALRRYAGV; from the exons ATGACGACTATTGATATTGCTTTATTACGTCGTTTTCTTTTATCC GGTGGCGGTTCTGATGCAACTTCTGAGCTTCTTAGTTCg GTATCTGTTGAGGATATTATTTTGAACCTTTCTAATTTGGGTGACGAATGTTTTCCTGATCCTTCTGACGACATTTCTTCATATTCTGGACCAATCAATTCTACGTATCCTGGCACTATATTCGTGCGCGTTTTAGATGAGATTCTAGACTTTCCGCGTCTAAATGCTTTATTTGGCAATCCTCAG GTATTGGAATTGCTTTCTCAGCGTTTGGTTACAAGTTCACTTCCAGTTCGTTCCCTATTTGCTAAAAAATGCAGATTTTACTTTTCTAATGGCG GCACTTCAAATGCCCACTTGATGGGCCTTCTTTGGCGACTTCTATTTGACACTGAGTATAGTATTTTTGAGGATGTTTCCATAGCTTTATGTTTT GTTTTAAAACATGACGTTGCTATTTTGACGGATTCACGTTTACGTGACTTGGACAATGCCTTAACTCTTGTTGATGCTGACGGTATAATACCCGTTCGTATATTTGAGTTTTGTGCATTGGTTGGGAGTGGATCTTGTGATGCATTCAGGGCATTATTATCTTTTGGTCTTTATGGGAGCatgtttaaaatatttCTCCATGGTGACAGTTTGGTTATGTTGAACTGTCTTGAGATCCTGGATCGTCATTCCTTATTAATTCAGCGTTTGCATGATGCTGGTGCGTTACCTCGTGACTTTATAGTTCGTTGTTTATCGACTATATCTCCATCTTCTTCTGATTCTGGTGACAAGTTGGTTGCACCCTTTTCTTACAAGTTCCTATTATCCCTTATTCGTTATCCTGGTGCTTTAACGTCCGATGACTTGAGTAATTTTGCTTCCGTTGTTTCTGATACTATTAAGCGTGGTGACCCTAATACCGTTACTGGTACCTACCTTTCATCTGTTGAATGTTTTGGTCCTTTGTACATGTCAGGTCATTTGGACGACAGTGTCTACAGCAAAGTGTTGGATATAATATCGTTGACATCTCAGGAGCTTGTTGTAAAATCtgtgatatattgtttGATGTCTATGTTTGACCTTGGTCTGAATGATGAGTATTTACCTTCTTTCTGTAACCTAACTGGATCTATGATCCAATGCCTTTCTCGTTTTCCACTATCTGACTTTCGTGAATTGGCTTATAAGTTATTATTGCGCAGTATCCGTTATACATCTGTATTACGTGCTATATTGGATGAGGAGTTACGCAGCCACTTATTCAGTAAAGAGGAGAGTCTATACAGTAACACTGTTGCTAAGAAAGAGCTTGTACACCGTGTTATTGAGCTTCTGGGTGATACTGTATCGTTGCCTGCGGAGCGTGTTGCGGCATTGCGTCGTTACGCTGGTGTATAA